A single genomic interval of Halorubrum aethiopicum harbors:
- a CDS encoding UPF0175 family protein, producing MATNALSSALTLYGARTLTLEQAATQAGVSEAEFIRQLERRGIEVTEAERSAAFESDHTARAD from the coding sequence ATGGCAACGAACGCGCTGTCGAGTGCGCTGACCCTGTACGGTGCGCGAACGCTGACGCTGGAGCAGGCGGCGACGCAGGCCGGCGTCAGCGAGGCCGAGTTCATCCGGCAGCTGGAACGCCGCGGCATCGAGGTAACCGAGGCCGAGCGCTCGGCAGCGTTCGAGAGCGACCACACCGCCCGCGCGGACTGA
- a CDS encoding AMP-dependent synthetase/ligase, translating into MSWQEAERRFADEVVARETLPRTFERSAARNADRVAQRYKGGVYDRSLVAADVVDRAPAGDYADLTYAEMRSVVRTLAAGLREVGVDDDTRLAVYAGTRMEWAQVDFAALAAGAVVTTVYASSSPSQVRYLLSDPEATVVVVENRALLEEVLDARDDLEHDLDAIVTMDEVDPESDEHGGADLETVYTLGEVHELGAAAFDAETYESWLDATAVDDLASLIYTSGTTGKPKGVRLTHDNFRSNVNQCYKRFADRPDRDAGVPGIGAGSTTLSFLPLAHVFERLAGHYMMFAAGATVGYAESPDTLREDFGLVRPTTTTSVPRVYEKLYDAIRDRASESAVKRRIFEWAVEVGRRHHAADDPGPLLGAKRALADRLVFSSVREALGGNVDFFISGGGSLSAELCALYHAMDLPILEGYGLTETSPVVCVNPPEEPKVGTIGPPVVDTEVAIDGRVVGEEVADVPGAVGELLVRGPQVTAGYWNRPDATREAFSEHDALPADATVAGTPPGERDGDPEEPWFHTGDIVQLRPDGYVAFRERAKQLLVLSTGKNVAPGPIEDRFAANGLVEQCVVLGDGRKFVSALLVPNFDAVEAWADAEGFDLPDDRREICRDERVRDRFRTEVDSVNEAFEPYERIKRFRLLPEEFSEENDLLTPTMKKKRRNILDRFADEIEMIYADA; encoded by the coding sequence ATGAGTTGGCAGGAAGCCGAGCGGCGGTTCGCGGACGAGGTCGTCGCCCGCGAGACCCTCCCTCGAACGTTCGAGCGCTCCGCCGCCCGCAACGCCGACCGCGTCGCCCAGCGGTACAAGGGCGGGGTGTACGACCGGTCGCTCGTCGCCGCCGACGTCGTCGACCGCGCGCCGGCCGGCGACTACGCCGACCTCACCTACGCGGAGATGCGGTCGGTCGTTCGGACCCTCGCGGCGGGGCTCCGCGAGGTCGGCGTCGACGACGACACGCGACTCGCGGTCTACGCCGGAACCCGCATGGAGTGGGCGCAGGTCGACTTCGCGGCGCTCGCGGCCGGCGCGGTCGTCACGACGGTGTACGCCTCCTCGTCGCCGTCGCAGGTCCGCTACCTGCTCTCCGATCCCGAGGCGACGGTCGTCGTCGTCGAGAACCGGGCGCTCCTCGAGGAGGTGCTCGACGCCCGCGACGACCTCGAACACGACCTGGACGCCATCGTGACGATGGACGAAGTCGATCCCGAATCGGACGAGCACGGCGGAGCGGACCTCGAGACCGTCTACACCCTCGGCGAGGTCCACGAACTCGGCGCGGCCGCGTTCGACGCGGAGACCTACGAGTCGTGGCTCGACGCGACCGCCGTCGACGACCTCGCGAGCCTCATCTACACCTCCGGGACGACCGGGAAGCCGAAGGGGGTCCGGCTCACCCACGACAACTTCCGGTCGAACGTGAACCAGTGTTACAAGCGTTTTGCGGACCGGCCCGACCGCGACGCCGGGGTACCGGGGATCGGCGCGGGCTCGACGACCCTCTCGTTTCTCCCGCTCGCGCACGTCTTCGAGCGGCTCGCCGGCCACTACATGATGTTCGCGGCGGGCGCGACCGTCGGGTACGCGGAGAGCCCGGACACGCTCCGGGAGGACTTCGGGCTCGTCCGGCCGACGACGACCACCAGCGTCCCGCGGGTCTACGAGAAGCTCTACGACGCGATCCGCGACCGGGCGTCGGAGTCGGCGGTGAAACGGCGGATCTTCGAGTGGGCCGTCGAGGTGGGTCGGCGACACCACGCGGCCGACGATCCGGGACCGCTGCTCGGCGCGAAGCGTGCGCTCGCCGACCGGCTGGTCTTCTCGTCGGTGCGGGAGGCGCTCGGCGGCAATGTCGACTTCTTCATCTCCGGCGGCGGGTCGCTCTCGGCGGAGCTGTGCGCGCTGTATCACGCGATGGACCTCCCGATCCTCGAGGGGTACGGGCTCACCGAGACGTCGCCGGTGGTCTGCGTCAACCCGCCCGAGGAGCCGAAGGTGGGCACCATCGGCCCGCCGGTCGTCGACACCGAAGTCGCGATCGACGGCCGCGTCGTCGGCGAGGAGGTCGCGGACGTCCCGGGCGCGGTCGGCGAACTGCTGGTCCGCGGTCCGCAGGTGACGGCGGGGTACTGGAACCGCCCGGACGCGACCCGTGAGGCGTTCTCGGAACACGACGCGCTTCCCGCGGATGCGACCGTGGCGGGCACGCCGCCGGGCGAGCGCGACGGCGACCCCGAGGAGCCGTGGTTCCACACCGGCGACATCGTCCAGCTCCGTCCCGACGGGTACGTCGCCTTCCGCGAGCGGGCCAAACAGCTGCTCGTGCTCTCGACCGGCAAGAACGTCGCGCCCGGCCCGATCGAGGACCGCTTCGCCGCCAACGGGCTCGTCGAGCAGTGCGTCGTGCTCGGCGACGGACGCAAGTTCGTCTCGGCGCTCCTCGTTCCGAACTTCGATGCGGTCGAGGCGTGGGCCGACGCGGAGGGGTTCGACCTCCCCGACGATCGACGGGAGATCTGCCGGGACGAGCGCGTCCGCGACCGGTTCCGGACCGAGGTCGACTCGGTGAACGAGGCGTTCGAGCCCTACGAGCGGATCAAGCGGTTCCGGCTGCTCCCCGAGGAGTTCTCCGAGGAGAACGACCTGCTCACGCCGACGATGAAGAAGAAGCGCCGGAACATCTTAGACCGGTTCGCCGACGAGATCGAGATGATCTACGCCGACGCGTAG
- a CDS encoding helicase C-terminal domain-containing protein, whose protein sequence is MDPDRIPAEFPAPGFRGAQERALADVRDAFAAGNDVVLVRAPTGSGKSLLARAVMGAAREVADAAPSQPTDAYYTTPQISQLDDVAGDDLLSDLKVIRGKSNYDCVLPGEHDTPVDRAPCAREQGFDCSIKHRCPYFSDRAIASSGRFAAMTLAYFMRTAGSETFRKRDVVVIDEAHGLAEWAEMYATIDLSPERVPVWDDVGVPDVERDAGDDEDALDRTARFVESLRDVAKRAKDELVGRPELSREEVARRDRLQELISELGWFLEDYRDLDSPTTWVVDQPDGEGSAIAIKPLDPARYLRHTVWDRGEKFALLSATILSKDAFCRGVGLDPANVALVDVEHTFPLSNRPLYDVTQGSMTYEHRDETVPKIARLIVRLMAEHPDEKGLIHAHSYDIAGRLVERLGEFGVASRVRRHARANRDAELEAWKASSDPEVFVSVKMEEALDLEGDLCRWQVVCKAPYRNTNDSRVARRLADGQWAWYHRTALRTVIQACGRVVRAPDDYGATYLADDSLLDLFDRAAADTPPWFRDQVDAMTTPDLPAFDPAAALAGIDADPSGPGRAGRRRGGSRSTPSGRSEGANDSNGAAGGRAAGGSGSTGGSGSNGATGGDGTTRTRSEADAERRKDHPLSDVWGDG, encoded by the coding sequence GTGGACCCCGACCGGATCCCCGCCGAGTTCCCGGCCCCGGGCTTCCGCGGCGCACAGGAACGCGCGCTCGCGGACGTCCGGGACGCCTTCGCCGCCGGCAACGACGTGGTGTTGGTGCGCGCGCCGACCGGCAGCGGCAAGTCCCTGCTCGCGCGGGCCGTGATGGGCGCGGCCCGCGAGGTCGCCGACGCGGCCCCGAGCCAGCCGACCGACGCCTACTACACCACCCCGCAGATCTCCCAGCTCGACGACGTCGCGGGAGACGACCTCCTCTCCGACCTGAAGGTGATCCGCGGGAAGTCGAACTACGACTGCGTCCTCCCCGGCGAGCACGACACGCCGGTCGACCGCGCGCCCTGCGCCCGCGAGCAGGGGTTCGACTGCTCGATCAAACACCGCTGTCCGTACTTCTCGGACCGGGCGATCGCCTCGTCGGGTCGCTTCGCCGCCATGACGCTCGCGTACTTCATGCGGACCGCGGGCTCCGAGACCTTCCGCAAGCGCGACGTCGTCGTGATCGACGAGGCCCACGGGCTCGCGGAGTGGGCGGAGATGTACGCGACGATCGACCTCTCGCCCGAGCGGGTCCCCGTCTGGGACGACGTGGGCGTCCCGGACGTGGAACGGGACGCCGGCGACGACGAGGACGCGCTCGACCGCACCGCCCGGTTCGTCGAGAGCCTCCGCGACGTGGCGAAACGCGCGAAGGACGAGCTGGTCGGACGGCCCGAGCTGAGCCGCGAGGAGGTCGCGAGACGCGACCGGCTCCAGGAGCTGATCTCGGAGCTCGGCTGGTTCCTCGAGGACTACCGCGACCTCGACTCGCCGACGACGTGGGTCGTCGACCAGCCCGACGGCGAGGGGTCGGCGATAGCGATCAAGCCGCTCGACCCCGCGCGGTACCTCAGACACACCGTCTGGGACCGCGGCGAGAAGTTCGCGCTGCTGTCGGCGACGATCCTCTCGAAGGACGCGTTCTGTCGGGGGGTCGGGCTCGACCCCGCGAACGTGGCGCTCGTCGACGTCGAACACACCTTTCCGCTCTCGAACCGCCCGCTGTACGACGTGACGCAGGGGTCGATGACGTACGAACACCGCGACGAGACGGTGCCGAAGATCGCCCGGCTGATCGTCCGGCTGATGGCGGAACACCCGGACGAGAAGGGGCTGATCCACGCGCACTCCTACGACATCGCCGGGCGGCTCGTGGAGAGGCTGGGCGAGTTCGGCGTGGCCTCGCGCGTCCGCCGGCACGCGCGGGCGAACCGCGACGCCGAACTGGAGGCGTGGAAGGCGAGTTCGGACCCCGAGGTGTTCGTCTCCGTGAAGATGGAGGAGGCGCTCGACCTGGAGGGGGATCTGTGCCGCTGGCAGGTGGTGTGTAAGGCACCCTACCGCAACACCAACGACTCGCGGGTCGCCCGGCGGCTGGCCGACGGCCAGTGGGCGTGGTACCACCGGACCGCCCTGCGAACCGTGATACAGGCGTGCGGGCGCGTCGTCCGCGCGCCCGACGACTACGGCGCGACCTACCTCGCGGACGACTCGCTCCTCGACCTGTTCGACCGCGCGGCGGCGGACACCCCGCCGTGGTTCCGCGACCAGGTCGACGCGATGACGACGCCCGACCTCCCCGCGTTCGACCCGGCGGCCGCGCTCGCCGGGATCGACGCCGATCCGTCGGGGCCCGGTCGCGCCGGCCGCCGGCGGGGAGGATCGCGATCCACGCCGTCCGGGCGGTCGGAGGGAGCGAACGACAGCAACGGGGCCGCCGGCGGGAGGGCGGCGGGCGGCTCCGGGTCGACCGGGGGAAGCGGCTCGAACGGAGCGACCGGCGGGGACGGGACGACGCGGACCCGGTCGGAGGCCGACGCGGAGCGGCGAAAGGACCACCCGCTCTCCGACGTCTGGGGCGACGGCTAG
- a CDS encoding electron transfer flavoprotein subunit beta/FixA family protein, whose translation MNTVVLTKGVPDFREGQVSFDEDGHLERGETPTVMNPNDEHALEAALQTKVRRGGTVSVMSMGPPGYGDVLREAMESVYADDLYLLSDREMAAADTWATAITISTALEKMEPSPDLVFAGFKTADGETGHTGPQTCWAYGMPIVTHVVSLEIDPDAERLRAKRLVEGDIEEIETVETTLPAFVVADPEFEPTYRRAEHRLRHRDLREETEERAEDHEEHMTVWDHADLNLDPDYIGLDGSPTVVSSVDPIPKAPAERDATMVDPENQEEMADVVDAMAPLAGGE comes from the coding sequence ATGAACACGGTCGTTCTAACGAAAGGCGTCCCGGACTTCCGGGAGGGACAGGTCTCCTTCGACGAGGACGGACACCTCGAACGGGGAGAGACGCCGACGGTGATGAACCCCAACGACGAGCACGCGCTCGAGGCCGCGCTCCAGACGAAGGTGCGGCGGGGCGGCACCGTGAGCGTGATGAGCATGGGTCCGCCGGGCTACGGGGACGTCCTCCGGGAGGCGATGGAGTCGGTGTACGCCGACGACCTCTACCTGCTGTCGGACCGCGAGATGGCCGCCGCGGACACGTGGGCGACGGCGATCACGATCTCGACGGCCCTCGAGAAGATGGAGCCCTCGCCCGACCTCGTCTTCGCGGGCTTCAAGACCGCCGACGGCGAGACCGGCCACACCGGGCCACAGACCTGCTGGGCGTACGGGATGCCGATCGTCACCCACGTCGTCTCCCTGGAGATCGACCCCGACGCGGAACGGTTGCGGGCGAAGCGGCTCGTCGAGGGCGACATCGAGGAGATAGAGACCGTCGAGACGACGCTGCCGGCGTTCGTCGTCGCGGACCCGGAGTTCGAACCCACCTACCGCCGGGCCGAACACCGCCTGCGCCACCGGGACCTCCGCGAGGAGACCGAAGAGCGCGCCGAGGATCACGAGGAGCACATGACGGTGTGGGACCACGCCGACCTCAACCTCGACCCCGACTACATCGGGCTCGACGGCTCGCCGACGGTCGTCTCCTCGGTAGACCCCATCCCGAAGGCCCCCGCCGAGCGCGACGCGACGATGGTCGATCCGGAGAACCAGGAGGAGATGGCGGACGTCGTCGACGCGATGGCTCCGCTCGCGGGGGGTGAGTGA
- a CDS encoding haloacid dehalogenase type II: MAAICFDMYGTLCDTASVTRTLRRELDVADRLVDAVESTWRSRQLRYSYQLALMESYRPFWSVTRDALDFALDRYDLAPDGETRDRILRSYESLEPFPGATEVLESLSADGHAVAVLSNGNPEMLSTLAGNAGLDGALDALLSADAAGTFKPAPAVYEAAAADLDAAIGDCWLVSGNAWDVAGAGSAGMETVWVNRANDPFERIGADPIETVESLSAVPEAVSDGRPTYS; the protein is encoded by the coding sequence ATGGCCGCGATCTGCTTCGACATGTACGGCACGCTCTGTGACACGGCGAGCGTGACGCGGACGCTGCGCCGGGAGCTGGACGTCGCCGACCGGCTCGTCGACGCGGTGGAGTCGACCTGGCGCTCCAGACAGCTCCGGTACAGCTACCAGCTCGCGCTGATGGAGTCGTACCGCCCGTTCTGGTCGGTGACGCGGGACGCGCTCGACTTCGCGCTCGACCGGTACGACCTCGCGCCCGACGGGGAGACGAGAGACCGGATCCTTCGGTCGTACGAGAGCCTGGAGCCGTTCCCCGGCGCGACGGAGGTCCTGGAGTCCCTCTCGGCCGACGGGCACGCCGTCGCCGTGCTCTCGAACGGGAACCCGGAGATGCTGTCGACGCTGGCGGGGAACGCGGGGCTCGACGGCGCGCTCGACGCGCTCTTAAGCGCCGACGCCGCCGGGACGTTCAAGCCGGCTCCCGCGGTGTACGAGGCCGCGGCCGCCGACCTCGACGCGGCGATCGGCGACTGCTGGCTCGTCTCCGGCAACGCCTGGGACGTCGCGGGCGCGGGGAGCGCGGGGATGGAGACGGTCTGGGTGAACCGGGCGAACGACCCCTTCGAGCGGATCGGGGCCGATCCGATCGAGACCGTCGAGTCGCTCTCCGCGGTCCCGGAGGCGGTGTCGGACGGCCGACCGACCTACTCGTAG
- a CDS encoding DNA-binding protein — protein MSGNPDDERLEELREQKLEELREQQQGDEAAEAQQEAQQRAEAQQEAVLKQHLTDGARQRLNAVEMSKPEFAKKVKQQVASLAQSGRVQGRIDEEQMRDLLKELQPDQKSFDIRRR, from the coding sequence ATGAGCGGCAACCCCGACGACGAACGACTCGAGGAACTGCGCGAACAGAAGCTGGAGGAGCTTCGCGAGCAACAGCAGGGCGACGAGGCGGCCGAGGCCCAACAGGAGGCCCAACAGCGCGCGGAGGCCCAACAGGAGGCGGTGCTCAAACAGCACCTGACCGACGGCGCGCGCCAGCGGCTCAACGCGGTCGAGATGTCGAAACCGGAGTTCGCGAAGAAGGTCAAACAGCAGGTCGCCTCGCTGGCCCAGAGCGGCCGCGTCCAGGGACGCATCGACGAGGAGCAGATGCGCGACCTGCTCAAGGAGCTCCAGCCCGACCAGAAGAGCTTCGACATCCGGCGGCGGTAG
- the hisS gene encoding histidine--tRNA ligase, which produces MYEGLKGFRDFYPGEQSARREVTDAIEGAAARYGFREVATPALERTEMYVDKSGEGIVEELYAFEDRGGRKVSLTPELTPTVARMVVAKGQELSKPIKWMSTRPFWRYEQVQQGRFREFYQTNIDVFGSSAPEADAEVLAVAADALTDLGLTGDDFEFRVSHRDVLGGLVRALADDPEAVDVEAAIRAVDKRAKVDDGEYFGLLSDAGLDRATAREFDDLITGVDDPADLDAVAEAGGEDVEAAVSNLRSVLAAADDFGAGEFCEISLTTARGLDYYTGVVFECFDSTGEVSRSVFGGGRYDDLIESFGGQPTPAVGVAPGHATLKLLCQRAGVWPDEELSTDYYVLSVGDTRAKAAEIARDLRALGDDVVVETDVSDRSFGSQLGYADSINAETVVVVGERDLANGEVTVKDMASGDETTAPVAEFPPDSSLPTYEDYE; this is translated from the coding sequence ATGTACGAGGGACTCAAAGGCTTTCGCGACTTCTATCCCGGCGAGCAGTCCGCCCGCCGGGAGGTGACCGACGCGATCGAGGGGGCGGCCGCGCGGTACGGCTTCCGCGAGGTCGCCACGCCCGCCTTGGAGCGGACGGAGATGTACGTCGACAAGTCCGGGGAGGGGATCGTCGAGGAGCTGTACGCCTTCGAGGACAGGGGCGGTCGCAAGGTGTCGCTCACGCCCGAGCTCACGCCGACGGTCGCCCGGATGGTCGTCGCGAAGGGCCAGGAGCTCTCGAAGCCGATCAAGTGGATGTCGACCCGCCCGTTCTGGCGCTACGAGCAGGTCCAGCAGGGCCGGTTCCGCGAGTTCTACCAGACCAATATCGACGTCTTCGGCTCCTCGGCACCGGAGGCCGACGCGGAGGTGCTCGCGGTCGCCGCGGACGCTCTGACCGACCTCGGGCTCACCGGCGACGACTTCGAGTTCCGCGTCTCCCACCGCGACGTGCTCGGCGGGCTCGTCCGCGCGCTCGCCGACGACCCCGAGGCCGTCGACGTCGAGGCCGCGATCCGCGCGGTCGACAAGCGCGCGAAGGTGGACGACGGCGAGTACTTCGGCCTCCTCTCCGACGCCGGGCTCGACCGCGCGACCGCCCGCGAGTTCGACGACCTGATCACGGGCGTCGACGACCCCGCCGACCTCGACGCGGTCGCCGAGGCGGGCGGCGAGGACGTCGAGGCCGCCGTCTCGAACCTCCGGAGCGTGCTCGCCGCCGCCGACGACTTCGGAGCGGGCGAGTTCTGTGAGATATCGCTCACGACCGCCCGCGGGCTCGACTACTACACCGGCGTCGTCTTCGAGTGTTTCGACTCCACCGGCGAGGTGTCCCGCTCCGTCTTCGGCGGCGGCCGCTACGACGACCTGATCGAGAGCTTCGGCGGCCAGCCCACGCCCGCCGTCGGGGTCGCGCCCGGTCACGCGACGCTCAAGCTGCTGTGTCAGCGCGCCGGCGTCTGGCCCGACGAGGAGCTCTCGACGGACTACTACGTTCTCTCCGTCGGCGATACCCGCGCGAAGGCGGCCGAGATCGCGCGCGACCTCCGCGCGCTCGGCGACGACGTGGTCGTCGAGACCGACGTCTCGGACCGGTCGTTCGGGTCACAGCTCGGCTACGCCGACTCGATCAACGCCGAGACGGTGGTCGTCGTCGGCGAGCGCGACCTCGCGAACGGCGAGGTGACGGTGAAGGACATGGCGAGCGGCGACGAGACGACCGCGCCGGTCGCGGAGTTCCCGCCCGACTCCAGCCTGCCGACGTACGAGGACTACGAGTAG
- a CDS encoding trimeric intracellular cation channel family protein → MNTVGLVAFALVGSTKAIREEFDLFGIAIVGLAMAFAGGATRDLLVMRTPLALQSPVEIALGLFGVALAIGSRSVLAAPDTHPITLVADAIGLAAFATTGAIVATDAGVSAFGVVAIATINAVGGGAFADLLLDRAPFILFEDFYASCAVLGGLAYVAAGVVGIAGGTAAALCAAVTVATRLAAVAYGWELPAAGELEPPTR, encoded by the coding sequence ATGAACACGGTCGGGCTCGTCGCGTTCGCGCTCGTCGGGTCGACGAAGGCGATCCGCGAGGAGTTCGACCTGTTCGGGATCGCCATCGTCGGGCTGGCCATGGCGTTCGCCGGCGGGGCGACGCGGGACCTCCTCGTGATGCGAACGCCGCTGGCGCTCCAGTCGCCGGTCGAGATCGCGCTCGGACTGTTCGGCGTCGCCCTGGCGATCGGGTCGCGGTCCGTGCTCGCCGCGCCCGACACCCACCCGATCACGCTCGTCGCCGACGCGATCGGGCTCGCCGCGTTCGCCACCACGGGGGCGATCGTCGCCACCGACGCGGGCGTCTCCGCGTTCGGCGTCGTCGCGATCGCGACGATCAACGCGGTCGGCGGCGGCGCGTTCGCCGACCTGCTTCTCGACCGCGCGCCGTTCATCCTCTTCGAGGACTTCTACGCCAGCTGTGCCGTGTTGGGCGGGCTGGCCTACGTCGCGGCCGGGGTCGTCGGGATCGCCGGCGGCACCGCCGCCGCGCTCTGTGCGGCCGTCACCGTCGCCACGCGGCTCGCGGCCGTCGCCTACGGATGGGAGCTTCCCGCGGCCGGCGAACTGGAACCGCCGACGCGCTGA
- a CDS encoding 4Fe-4S dicluster domain-containing protein — protein MSIDPNFEENREVVDEHAGHDVWGPVDEPEELGIHGTHVAVDFDICLADGACIEDCPVDVFEWVDTPGHPESEIKADPANESQCIDCMICVDVCPVDAIDVDAGRAGRT, from the coding sequence ATGTCGATCGATCCCAATTTCGAGGAGAACAGGGAGGTCGTCGACGAGCACGCGGGTCACGACGTCTGGGGCCCCGTGGACGAACCGGAGGAACTGGGCATCCACGGCACGCACGTCGCGGTCGACTTCGACATCTGCCTGGCCGACGGAGCCTGTATCGAGGACTGTCCCGTCGACGTGTTCGAGTGGGTCGACACGCCCGGCCATCCCGAGAGCGAGATAAAGGCCGACCCGGCTAACGAGTCGCAGTGTATCGACTGTATGATCTGTGTCGACGTCTGTCCCGTCGACGCCATCGACGTCGACGCGGGACGGGCGGGGCGGACCTGA
- a CDS encoding DUF7411 family protein, which translates to MELALLYSGGKDSSLAAALLDRFYDVRCVTGSFGLTDDWEHAERAAAEIGFPFERIDLDRAVAEEAAERMIADGYPRNGIQRVHEHALETIAERDVDAIADGSRRDDRVPTVSRAQAQSLEDRHGVDYISPLSGFGRHAVDRLVEATFEVEQGPSEEVPKADYEDELRALIAEEHGEETVADVFPDHDQTYVRGRND; encoded by the coding sequence ATGGAGCTCGCGCTCCTGTACAGCGGGGGGAAGGACTCCTCGCTCGCCGCCGCCCTGCTCGACCGCTTTTACGACGTTCGGTGCGTGACGGGCAGCTTCGGGCTCACCGACGACTGGGAGCACGCCGAGCGCGCGGCCGCGGAGATCGGCTTCCCGTTCGAGCGGATCGACCTCGACCGCGCGGTCGCCGAGGAGGCGGCGGAGCGCATGATCGCCGACGGCTACCCCCGAAACGGGATCCAGCGAGTCCACGAGCACGCCCTCGAGACCATCGCCGAGCGCGACGTCGACGCGATCGCCGACGGGAGCCGCCGGGACGACCGGGTGCCGACGGTCTCGCGCGCGCAGGCACAGAGCCTGGAGGATCGCCACGGCGTCGACTACATCTCCCCGCTCTCGGGGTTCGGCCGACACGCGGTCGACCGGCTCGTGGAGGCGACCTTCGAAGTGGAACAGGGCCCGAGCGAAGAGGTCCCGAAGGCCGACTACGAGGACGAGCTGCGGGCGCTCATCGCCGAGGAACACGGCGAGGAGACGGTCGCCGACGTGTTCCCGGACCACGACCAGACGTACGTCCGCGGGCGGAACGACTGA
- a CDS encoding 60S ribosomal export protein NMD3, which produces MSESREFCPRCGDAVPERRDPLPGDPAGRDALLCDDCYFEDFELVDAPDRIEVLVCSGCGAVRRGESWRDVGARDYTDVAVDEVAEALGVHVAAEDVEWGVEPEQVDENTVRMHCRFSGVVRGTLRSAEAVVPVKVSRGTCDRCGRIAGGYYAGVIQVRADGRELTAAERAEALEIAESYVAEQEAKGDREAFITEVKETDDGPDVKLSSNRLAQNVATRITEELGGSFESYPTLVTEDGDGNEVYRVTFAVRLPRYAEGEILDPEDGDGPVLVTGVSGRIRGVRLASGEEYASAFDEGDTPTATRLGSREEAEETTVVTVEDERAIQVLDPETYEARTVPNPAFVDDDADAVLAFKHGEDVHLVPRE; this is translated from the coding sequence ATGAGCGAGTCGCGGGAGTTCTGTCCCCGGTGTGGCGACGCCGTCCCCGAGCGTCGCGACCCCTTACCCGGCGATCCGGCGGGACGGGACGCGCTGTTGTGTGACGACTGCTACTTCGAGGACTTCGAACTCGTGGACGCCCCGGACCGGATCGAGGTGCTCGTCTGTTCCGGCTGCGGGGCGGTCCGCCGCGGGGAGTCCTGGCGGGACGTGGGCGCGCGCGACTACACCGACGTCGCGGTCGACGAGGTGGCGGAGGCGCTCGGCGTCCACGTCGCCGCCGAGGACGTCGAGTGGGGCGTCGAGCCCGAACAGGTCGACGAGAACACGGTCCGGATGCACTGCCGGTTCTCCGGCGTCGTCCGCGGGACGCTCCGCTCGGCGGAGGCGGTCGTCCCGGTGAAGGTGTCTCGGGGGACCTGCGACCGGTGCGGTCGGATCGCCGGCGGCTACTACGCCGGCGTGATCCAGGTGCGCGCGGACGGCCGCGAGCTGACCGCCGCGGAGCGCGCCGAGGCGCTCGAGATCGCGGAGTCGTACGTCGCCGAACAGGAGGCGAAGGGCGACCGCGAGGCGTTCATCACGGAGGTGAAAGAGACCGACGACGGCCCCGACGTGAAGCTCTCCTCGAACCGGCTCGCCCAGAACGTCGCGACGCGGATCACGGAGGAGCTGGGGGGGAGCTTCGAGTCGTACCCGACGCTCGTCACGGAGGACGGCGACGGCAACGAGGTGTACCGGGTGACGTTCGCGGTTCGGCTCCCGCGCTACGCGGAAGGGGAGATACTCGACCCCGAGGACGGCGACGGCCCCGTGCTCGTCACCGGCGTCTCCGGCCGGATCCGGGGCGTCCGGCTCGCCAGCGGCGAGGAGTACGCCTCTGCGTTCGACGAGGGGGACACGCCGACGGCGACCCGGCTCGGTAGCCGGGAGGAGGCCGAGGAGACCACGGTGGTGACCGTCGAGGACGAGCGCGCGATCCAGGTGCTCGACCCGGAGACGTACGAGGCGCGGACGGTGCCGAACCCCGCGTTCGTCGACGACGACGCGGACGCGGTGTTGGCGTTCAAACACGGCGAGGACGTTCACTTGGTCCCTCGGGAGTAG
- a CDS encoding ferritin-like domain-containing protein, producing MASDRVVELLRKAYADEIETVMNYQTNAIVLDGVRAEEIKESLKTDIQEELGHAEQLGQRLKQLDARPPGSAEFTASQDSLQPPEDSTDVLAVIEGVLDAEEDAIATYRDLIDAAEAANDPVTEDLAVTLLSDEEAHRTEFRGFQKEYRTD from the coding sequence ATGGCATCCGACCGCGTCGTCGAGCTGCTCCGAAAGGCGTACGCCGACGAGATCGAGACCGTGATGAACTACCAGACGAACGCGATCGTCCTCGACGGCGTGCGCGCCGAGGAGATCAAGGAGAGCCTCAAGACGGACATCCAAGAGGAGCTCGGCCACGCCGAGCAGCTCGGCCAGCGGCTCAAACAGCTCGACGCGCGGCCGCCGGGCTCCGCGGAGTTCACCGCCAGTCAGGACTCGCTTCAGCCGCCCGAGGACTCGACGGACGTGCTCGCCGTCATCGAGGGCGTGCTCGACGCCGAGGAGGACGCGATCGCGACCTACCGGGACCTGATCGACGCCGCGGAGGCCGCGAACGACCCGGTCACCGAGGACCTCGCCGTGACGCTCCTCTCCGACGAGGAGGCCCACCGCACCGAGTTCCGCGGGTTCCAGAAGGAGTACCGGACCGACTGA